The segment GTACAGACGGGTACGTTCAAGAACATCCGAAGTGGTTTTCGCCTGCTGGATCAGGCTGTCGAATTCCTCGTTGCACCACTGTGCACGGTTTGCACTGCCAACGGCATCGCAACCCAGCAGAACAGCAAGGAAGTTGTCGGGGTCACCGTTGTCGCCGGTCCAGCCGAGCATGAAGCTGCCCTGTTCACCATTTTTGGTGCGCTCAAGGTATTCGCCCCACTCGTAGGAAACGATTTCGGCATTCACGCCAATCGCGGCCCAGTCAGCCTGAACGAGTTCAGCCATACGGCGTGCGTTCGGGTTGTAGGGACGCTGTACCGGCATGGCCCAGATATCGGTGGTGAAACCATCCGGATAACCGGCTTCTGCCAGCAATTTCTTGGCTGCTTCCGGATCATACGGATCGTCAACGGTATCGTTGTTGTACGACCAGATGGTCGGCGGAATCGGGTTTTTGGCGGCAACGCCTGCACCCTGATAAACACCCTCGATGATGGCGGCTTTGTTGATCGCCATGTTCAGTGCCTTACGGACACGTGCATCGGTGAACGGCTCTTTCTTGGTGTTGTAACCAAGATAACCGACGTTCAGACCTTCCTGGCTCATCAGGTTGATGTCGCCATCGGCTTCCATCGCTTCCAGATCAGCCGGGTTCGGGTACGGCATGACATGGCATTCGCCGGCTTTCAGCTTCTGGTAACGAACCGTGCTGTCCGGGGTGATGGCAAAGATCAGGTTATCAATCGGTGCCTTGCCTTCCCAGTATTCCGGGAACGCTTTGTAACGGATGACCGCATCTTTCTGATACTGGACAACCTGGAACGGACCGGTACCGACCGGGTTCAGGTCGATCTGTTCCGGCGTACCGGCAGCCATCAGCTGATCGGCATATTCACCCGACAGGATGGATGCGAAATCCATTGCCATGTTGGCAATGAACGGTGCTTCCGGACGGTTCAGAACGAATTTGACGGTGTAATCGTCAACCTTGACGATGTCCTTGATCAGTTCGCCCATGGACATCGAGTTGAAATACTCGTAACCGCCACCGGAAACCGCATGGTACGGATGATCTTTGTCCCACTGGCGACGGAACGAGAAGATCACGTCGTCTGCGTTGAAATCGCGGGTCGGGGTGAAGGCATCGGTGGTCTGGAATTTAACGCCTTTACGCAGGTTAAAGGTGTATTCCGTGCCATCGGCCGATACGTCCCAGCTGGTTGCAAGGCCCGGAACGATGGTGGTCGTACCGCGCTTGAACTGTACCAGACGGTTGAATACCTGACGCGAGGTGGCGTCAAAGGTGGTACCCGCGGTGTAAAGCTGCGGGTTGAAGCCTTCCGGGCTTCCTTCCGAGCAATAAACCAGGGTTTTTGCCGAAGCGGCAGTCGGAGCAGCAAGCGCAGTCGCTGCAAGCAGACCTGCACCGATCGCCGCTTTGACGAAATTCGCTTTCATATAAGATGCCTCCCTCAAGGCTGGCCCAAACAATTTGCACGGGTGGCTGCTGGCCTTGAACGGCTCATGCATTGCAATTTGTGCAAAGGGTCGGGCGGGTTTACCCGATCCAACAGTTATGTTGGCAATCGACGAGGGAAAATAATCAGGGTTTCTGCGTATCGTCAACGTTTCCTGCGGGGTTCTACGTAGGACGACCTGATCGGATGAATGATGAATTTATGTCAAGTGTCTGTTATTTTTATGAAATTGTCCCCCACAATCGGGTATGGGAGCCGTGCATTTTTTTCGGGGCTACTGATGACCGAATGGAAAAACACATAAAGCTAACGTGCTTTTCCGTCCGATCTATCTTCTTGAAATTTCTAGATTCGTTTGATTGCTGAACCACTTACACGGGTCAATTGCGCGTAATGCGATCATTAAGTTCACTGATTTGCGCGATATCCGTGTTCCACGCCGTCACAAATCGGTAAATATCCGCCCCCAATGACGGCCACGGATAAAACAGCGCCCCGGCATCACGCATCCGTTGCGCAAGCTCCGGCGCAAGCTTCACAAAAAGCTCGTTACCCTCGGCCGCATGCGCCAAAGTCGCCCCATGCGACACCAGCATGTCACAAAGGGTTCTGGCCGCCCCGTTGGCATGGCGCGCATTGCGCAGCCAAAGATCATCCTTCACATAGGCCAGAAGCTGTGATGCCAGATAACGATGCTTGGAATAAAGATGTCCGCTGCGTTTGCGGGCCTGTTCGACCCTGCCGCGCAGTGACGTATCAAACAGGACAATCGCATCGACCGCCTGCGCACCGTTTTTGGTCGCCCCAAAGCTGATCGCATCAACGCCAGCCTTCCACGTGATATCCGCCGGGTGGCAGCCCAGATGGGCAACCGCATTGGCAAACCGCGCCCCATCCATGAAAAACCGCAGGTCGCGCTTTTTGCAGATCGCGCCAATGGCGGCGAGCTCATCGGCGGTGTAAACCGTGCCCAGTTCGGTCGCCTGCGTGATCGCAACGCATTCCGGGGCCACCGAATGCACCCCACGATCCACCCGGCTTGCCAGAAAGGCATCCAGATTGTCGGCTTCAAGCTTTGCCGCCGGGCCGTCAACCGGCATCAGCTTCGCCCCGCCGGTAAAGAACGCAACGCCCGTGCTTTCATCTTCGTTGATATGGGCCTCGTGATGGCAGACGATGCCGCCAAACGGCGATACCAGTGCCGACAGGCTGATGCAGTTTGCCGCGGTCCCGGTGGCGACCGGAACAACCGCGACCTCACGGTCGAACAATTCGGAAAAGGCCGCGTCAAGCTGACGGCTGGTTTCATCTGCCCCATAGGCCGGTGCATTGCCATAGGCTTCGTGTTCCAGCGCACTCAGGATTTCCGGGCACAGGGGCGATACATTATCAGAGGCAAAATTCATCGAACGGGTCCGTGTCTTGTGGTGGCGTCCATAGGCTTCGGGGACTGCCCCGCAACCTGACCAACCTTTATCACACGCGATCCGTTCGAATGGCAATGATGCCTATAGTGTTTCCGGTAATGCGCGGATTGCCTCAATCGGGCTGTTCCAGCCGCTAACAAAGCGAAACGCATCCGGCCCGACCGCGGGCCATGGCCGAAAGACCAGCCCGGCCTTGCGCAACCGATCCGCCAGATCATCATCCATATGCACAAACAGCTCGTTGCCCTGCGGGGCAAAGGCCGCCCGCGCACCAAGTGTTTCAAGCGACTGGCAAAGGGCGCTTGCGGCCTGATTGGCATGGCGCGCATTGCGCAGCCAAAGATCATCCTTCACATAGGCCAGAAGCTGTGCTGCCAGATAACGATGTTTGGAAAACAGATGCCCACCGCGTTTGCGCGCCTTTTCGACCCTTGCGCGCAGCGACGGGTCAAACAGGATGATCGCATCCACCGCCATCGCCCCGTTCTTGGTGGCGCCAAAGCTTAAAACATCAAGCCCCGCCTTCCAGGTGATATCAGCGGGATGGCAGCCAAGGGCGGCAATGGCATTGGCAAATCGCGCCCCATCCATGAAAAACTTCATGCCATGCGCCTTGGCGACCTTCCCAATCGCCTGAACTTCATCAACGTCATAGATCGTGCCGAATTCGGTCGCCTGCGTGATGGCCACACATTCCGGATCAACCGAATGCATGCCATGGGTGTTTTCGCGGGTTAAAAACGCATCAAGCGTTTCGGGCAACAGCTTCGCCGATGGCCCGTCCATGGTCAGAAGCTTCGCCCCGTTGCCATAAAATGCCACCCCGGTCGATTCCGTCCGGTTGATATGTGCCTGATGATGGCAGGCCACCCCGCCAAATGGCGACACCAGTGCCGACAATCCGACAAGATTGGCCGCCGTCCCCGTCGCCACCGGCACCACGGCAACCTCTTTGCCAAACAGGTCCGAAAACGCCTGATCAAGCTGCTGGCTTGCCGCGTCCGCACCATAGGGCAGGGCGGGATCGCTGGCCTCGGCAATCGCGGCAAGGATTTCCGGGCAGATCGGCGACACGTTATCAGACGAAAAATTCATCGGGGCCTCGTTATCAATGGTGGCGATGGGCAAATAAAAAGCCTGCTTACGGTTTAACGCAAGCAGGCTTTGAAATTAACATGATATCCGGCCTTTAAACGGCCGTGCCACCAACGGTCAGGCCATCAATGCGCAAGGTCGGCTGACCAACACCCACCGGAACACCCTGGCCATCCTTGCCACACGTTCCGATCCCGTCATCAAGCTTCATGTCGTTGCCGATCATGGAAACCTTGGTCAGGCTGTCGGGGCCATTGCCAATCAGGGTCGCCCCCTTGACCGGTGCGCCAAGCTTGCCGTTTTCGATCAGATAGGCCTCTGATGCGGAAAACACGAACTTGCCCGATGTGATATCGACCTGCCCGCCACCGAAATTGACCGCATAAATGCCTTTCTTGACCGACGCCAGGATTTCGCCCGGGTCCTTGTCACCGCCCAGCATATAGGTATTGGTCATGCGCGGCATCGGCGCATGGGCATAGGATTGACGCCGCCCGTTGCCGGTGGATTTCACCCCGGTCAGGCGCGCATTCAGGCGATCCTGCATGAAACCTTTCAGGATGCCATCCTCGATCAGAACCGTGCGCTGGGTCGGGGTGCCTTCATCATCAATCGAAAGCGACCCGCGGCGATCATGGATCGTACCATCATCAACAACCGTAACCCCCGGCGATGCAATCCGCTGGCCCAGCAAACCGGCAAAGGCCGATGTGCCCTTGCGGTTAAAGTCGCCCTCAAGCCCGTGACCGATGGCTTCATGCAGCAAAATCCCCGGCCAGCCCGGACCAAGCACCACGGTCATCTCGCCCGCAGGCGCCGCAACCGATTCAAGGTTCAGCGTCGCCTGACGCAATGCTTCGTCAACTG is part of the Thalassospira lucentensis genome and harbors:
- a CDS encoding threonine aldolase family protein gives rise to the protein MNFSSDNVSPICPEILAAIAEASDPALPYGADAASQQLDQAFSDLFGKEVAVVPVATGTAANLVGLSALVSPFGGVACHHQAHINRTESTGVAFYGNGAKLLTMDGPSAKLLPETLDAFLTRENTHGMHSVDPECVAITQATEFGTIYDVDEVQAIGKVAKAHGMKFFMDGARFANAIAALGCHPADITWKAGLDVLSFGATKNGAMAVDAIILFDPSLRARVEKARKRGGHLFSKHRYLAAQLLAYVKDDLWLRNARHANQAASALCQSLETLGARAAFAPQGNELFVHMDDDLADRLRKAGLVFRPWPAVGPDAFRFVSGWNSPIEAIRALPETL
- the tldD gene encoding metalloprotease TldD; the encoded protein is MTDLSKTDSLFFANGDLDRDRLEKQVNDALGTAEDGELFLEYRQSESLTWDDGRLRSANFDTAQGFGLRAVADEATAFSHSNELSNDAVGRAAETVKAVGNGRSGKVDLGSIGTNVSLYSDVNPLGEATFEAKVDLLGKIDAYARAKDPRVVQVSASISGNWQAVQIWRSGGQRIGDIRPLVRFNVSVVVKQGDRMETGSHGQGGRIGYDGFFEEKSWKSAVDEALRQATLNLESVAAPAGEMTVVLGPGWPGILLHEAIGHGLEGDFNRKGTSAFAGLLGQRIASPGVTVVDDGTIHDRRGSLSIDDEGTPTQRTVLIEDGILKGFMQDRLNARLTGVKSTGNGRRQSYAHAPMPRMTNTYMLGGDKDPGEILASVKKGIYAVNFGGGQVDITSGKFVFSASEAYLIENGKLGAPVKGATLIGNGPDSLTKVSMIGNDMKLDDGIGTCGKDGQGVPVGVGQPTLRIDGLTVGGTAV
- a CDS encoding ABC transporter substrate-binding protein codes for the protein MKANFVKAAIGAGLLAATALAAPTAASAKTLVYCSEGSPEGFNPQLYTAGTTFDATSRQVFNRLVQFKRGTTTIVPGLATSWDVSADGTEYTFNLRKGVKFQTTDAFTPTRDFNADDVIFSFRRQWDKDHPYHAVSGGGYEYFNSMSMGELIKDIVKVDDYTVKFVLNRPEAPFIANMAMDFASILSGEYADQLMAAGTPEQIDLNPVGTGPFQVVQYQKDAVIRYKAFPEYWEGKAPIDNLIFAITPDSTVRYQKLKAGECHVMPYPNPADLEAMEADGDINLMSQEGLNVGYLGYNTKKEPFTDARVRKALNMAINKAAIIEGVYQGAGVAAKNPIPPTIWSYNNDTVDDPYDPEAAKKLLAEAGYPDGFTTDIWAMPVQRPYNPNARRMAELVQADWAAIGVNAEIVSYEWGEYLERTKNGEQGSFMLGWTGDNGDPDNFLAVLLGCDAVGSANRAQWCNEEFDSLIQQAKTTSDVLERTRLYEEAQTVFKREAPWATIAHSIVFEPIRNEVVDYKIDPFGGHIFYGVDIKE
- a CDS encoding threonine aldolase family protein, whose product is MNFASDNVSPLCPEILSALEHEAYGNAPAYGADETSRQLDAAFSELFDREVAVVPVATGTAANCISLSALVSPFGGIVCHHEAHINEDESTGVAFFTGGAKLMPVDGPAAKLEADNLDAFLASRVDRGVHSVAPECVAITQATELGTVYTADELAAIGAICKKRDLRFFMDGARFANAVAHLGCHPADITWKAGVDAISFGATKNGAQAVDAIVLFDTSLRGRVEQARKRSGHLYSKHRYLASQLLAYVKDDLWLRNARHANGAARTLCDMLVSHGATLAHAAEGNELFVKLAPELAQRMRDAGALFYPWPSLGADIYRFVTAWNTDIAQISELNDRITRN